Proteins encoded together in one Rana temporaria chromosome 6, aRanTem1.1, whole genome shotgun sequence window:
- the LOC120942585 gene encoding uncharacterized protein LOC120942585, with amino-acid sequence MMKQTIKILGKYLNRLKENDLETFKKMFCKMEPPRKKKKIQNRHLKNQSAAEIAEKIVESYTVRNGPPRVITVLKNMSLNQTSSELQKDLKQARKKHKEKRSNAKVQVAECDKAHLKKNPSQKKSSNVEAQDGVPRSPQIPREVNSRVPKPCSAQEDGRNKMLKPKDNQEEPNNVPRKVDPQITKPDTSQDTSGIPISLTDQNEGKTYITRLEEGQEGTDYKDLKSNIKQEKQESFMEYREIEEFGNTKAIKEFRNSDLQEQNQNRGDPKDDVRIGEGIGEQPKIEAATVKQRKRPAQNRSMGKKQEQGQLKSPTGKLKQTRKAKKGKLFG; translated from the exons ATGATGAAGCAGACTATCAAAATATTGGGTAAATATTTGAACCGCCTGAAAGAAAATGATTTGGAAACATTCAAAAAGATGTTTTGCAAGATGGAGCCACCtcggaaaaaaaagaagatccaAAATCGTCATCTGAAAAATCAATCCGCTGCAGAAATAGCTGAGAAGATTGTTGAATCTTATACAGTACGAAACGGACCACCACGTGTCATAACAGTTCTTAAGAACATGAGTCTTAATCAAACAAGTAGTGAACTCCAGAAAGACCTAAAACAAG CTAGAAAGAAACACAAAGAGAAGAGGAGCAATGCTAAAGTCCAGGTGGCAG AATGTGACAAAGCTCATTTAAAAAAGAACCCCTCACAAAAGAAAAGTTCAAATGTAGAGGCTCAAGACGGAGTACCAAGATCTCCACAAATCCCAAGAGAAGTGAATAGCAGGGTCCCAAAACCTTGTTCAGCACAAGAAGATGGcagaaataaaatgttaaaacctAAGGATAACCAAGAGGAACCAAATAATGTACCCAGAAAAGTAGATCCCCAAATTACCAAACCGGACACTAGCCAAGATACTTCTGGCATTCCCATttctttaacagaccaaaatgaaggaaaaacttaCATAACAAGACTTGAGGAAGGCCAAGAAGGAACAGACTATAAAGATCTGAAATCTAACATCAAGCAAGAAAAACAAGAATCATTTATGGAATATAGAGAAATCGAAGAATTTGGAAACACAAAAGCAATTAAAGAATTCAGAAACAGCGATCTGCAAGAACAAAACCAGAACCGAGGAGACCCAAAAGATGATGTCCGTATTGGTGAAGGCATAGGTGAACAGCCAAAAATTGAAGCAGCAACAGTTAAACAACGCAAAAGACCAGCACAAAATAGATCtatggggaaaaaacaagaacaagGGCAGTTAAAAAGTCCAACTGGAAAACTAAAACAAACCCGAAAAGCTAAAAAGGGTAAGCTCTTTGGATga